Proteins found in one Penaeus vannamei isolate JL-2024 chromosome 29, ASM4276789v1, whole genome shotgun sequence genomic segment:
- the LOC113802177 gene encoding failed axon connections homolog yields METSSILWASTSVITFVVMVTATLYLYTYLLRKNRRFAWGSLGRDVVVLHISPRGRFAPNMSPFAIKLETFLRLAKIPYKVDFEEPFGPKGKTPWITLNGEELTDSQLVMQELARRYELTDNLTVEQQAVARALTVMVDEHLIWGLRVWRYDVDRGQGFSECMNNVPFYYKWLVPIQCWRMRNALWHQGMGRHTFREVKGFVKQDLAAIAGYLGDKPFLFGDEPCQTDCAVFAHLANILYNYQRSPFYAMVTNDFPKLSEYASRVRAKLWPNWYLLLDPAQPQRRLST; encoded by the exons ATGGAGACGTCGAGCATCCTGTGGGCGTCGACGTCTGTCATCACTTTCGTGGTGATGGTGACTGCCACGCTCTACCTCTACACCTACTTgctgaggaagaacaggag GTTCGCTTGGGGCTCCCTCGGCCGCGATGTGGTCGTCCTGCACATCTCTCCCCGCGGCCGCTTTGCTCCCAACATGTCTCCCTTCGCCATCAAACTGGAGACCTTCCTGCGGCTGGCGAAGATACCCTATAAG GTGGACTTCGAGGAGCCTTTTGGGCCGAAGGGGAAGACCCCCTGGATCACTCTCAACGGCGAGGAACTCACGGATTCCCAGCTCGTGATGCAGGAACTCGCGCGCCGCTACGAACTCACCGACAACCTTACTGTCGAGCAGCAGGCGGTTGCGAGAGCGCTGACAGTGATGGTCGACGAGCACCTCATCTG GGGCCTGCGCGTCTGGAGGTACGACGTGGACCGCGGCCAGGGGTTCTCCGAGTGCATGAACAACGTGCCCTTCTACTACAAGTGGCTCGTTCCTATTCAGTGCTGGCGCATGCGTAACGCGCTGTGGCATCAGGGCATGGGAAGGCATACGTTCCGAGAGGTCAAAGGGTTTGTCAAGCAGGACCTGGCGGCGATTGCTGGTTATTTGG GTGACAAACCCTTCTTATTCGGCGATGAGCCTTGCCAAACGGACTGTGCTGTATTCGCCCACCTGGCCAACATTCTCTACAATTACCAGCGCTCCCCATTTTACGCCATGGTAACAA ATGATTTTCCGAAGCTTAGTGAATATGCGTCGAGGGTGAGGGCGAAACTTTGGCCGAACTGGTACCTGCTCCTCGACCCGGCTCAGCCTCAGCGCCGTTTGAGCACATAA